ATTAAACTTGAAAAATTCAAGCATACAAACGTGAACAAGAACCCAAATACATAAGCCTAATACTAGATAGAAATAACCCCAGTATAACACCACGAAAAACATGTTCCCTTATTCAAGACAACACTAAACACACTTCCGACAAAAAACCCAAACAAACCCTAAATTCAAAACCTTCCACCTACTCATACTCAAAAAACGCCACAAATCATAAACAACACCAATCAAATTAACAAAAAACCCCAAAACCCTAAGCGAACAGCCCTAAAATGCTCAAAAAAGTAAACACCAAAAAACTCAACCCCACCACGCAAAACACCAAAACCCCCACTAACCCTACACAACAAACCCCTATTACAAAAACCACGATTAGCCAAAGTAAGAGAACCAGGAGAAAAAGGAACCCCAGAATCAGGAACACTAGCCCTAGTAACGAAAACCATCAAACTACGAGAAGAAACAACCACAAAAACCTTACCACCAAACCAAGAATAACCCCTCTTCTTCCCCCAATCACCCTCAAACCTCCTACTACTCAAACTCCCCTTAAAACGAGAAAGCAACTTACTCCTCCTCTCCTCATCCAAACTCATGAGCGTCTCAAAAACATCTCGTTCTGGGACAATCTCCTTCAAGTCCAATACTAGCTTTTCCACTTGTGTCTCTTTGCTTTTAACCCCATGTGGTAATTCCATTATGAAGCTGTCTATTATGTCCACGTTTTCCCTAAATTTTTCCTTTGCTATTAGGTTGTGTGTTGGTAGTTGGTTTTCCTCTAGTCTGTCGTTTAGTTTTATGTGGATTAGTAGTTTGTTTGCTTTTTCTAGGTTTTGTTTTGTGAACCAGTGTATTGCTGATTTTGATGGTATTTTCTCCACTCCTAGGAAGTGTTGTATTATAGCGTTTGCTAGTCCTATTAGTTCTCTGTAGGATGTTGTGTATACTATCATGATGATGAGGAGTTTGAAGTATAGTATTGTCTTATATCTTTGTGTTTTCATACTAGAGAATGTCTTCTCTATTACATCCCTTAAGTCGTTTTCTATTAGGGGTTTTATTTGCAAAAGGAATAAATCTTTGGAACTCATGTGTTGCTTTTGGGGGAAGTGGTTCGTTCAAGTGGTTTAACTTGTCTCCCATAGTATTACTTGAGTCACTTCCCCCATAAGTATTACCCACTTTATTCTACTTGGAATTTATAGAAGTTCTTACATCAATTATTAATTTGATTAAATTGCATTTTTAAACTATATTGCATAAATTGTGGATTGGACACCGTCACGTTATTGTAGTTATAGCGTTAAGTAATAAATTCTTATACAAGAGAATATAAAAAGTAACATAAATTTCAAAAAATTCATAAAAGCAATGTTAACAGCATAATGATAAAACCGCGTTATATCTTTGATATGTAAGGATTATATAACCTTGTTACCTTTAGTGAACCTTCTTCTTAAAAACCAAACCTTTTTGTGTCACATTGTACTCCACACTATCTAAACCTAACAATATCGACCTAATTGTGATAGAGTTTAATAACACATTAGTTGGTGTAATGTCCTGTTTCAACCTAACTACTATTTCTTCTACAGTAGCTTCGTTAATGGATAAAATATCTAGGATTTTCTTTGTTAATTTCTCAGCATACTGAATGTTATTATCTAATAGAGCCATCATCTTATTTTTATTGGTGTAAACTGGACCATGGCTTATTACTACATTATCAACAGTTTTCATTAGTTCTTTGATTTTATCTAAAGTCTCCATTGCAGCCCAGAAATCGGTATAAAATGGTACTGAAAAACTCTCTAATAGCTTATCACCAAAAAACGCATCACCAGCATACAAAACATTTCCAACTATATATCCGCTATGGCCTGGAGTATGACCAGTCAATTTTATAATTTCTATTTCCGAATCTCGAACATTATTATCCAATGATTCTAGGTTTTCTTTTACGTAATCAAATGTAAAGATTTCTGATTCCCGTGAGCTACATTCATAAATCATCGCTCTTCTTCCCATTAAAGTTAATGCCCAGTAATCTTCTATCGGAAGATATCTTATTTTCGCATCTTTTCTCAGCAGTCCTGCTATATGATCTGCATGACCATGTGTAGCTAACTGAATCTCAGCCTTTATATCTAAAGAAGAATTTTTCCCTCCAAGATCTATTACAACTCTGTTATCGTAAACCATTGTATTTGGACTCCCGGTGATAATCGAGACATCTTTAGTGAGCTTCACTGTAGGCATACTTATTCTTATTTTACACACATCCTTATTAGATTTATTTAATCTTTACATCTTTATGGAAAAGATTAATTTACCTACCTTTCGTAAAGATAATATATGTCAACTTTAAAACCAATGCTATTAGGTAATCTTAAACGGGCTCTTTTAGGTCTTGGAGTTAGAAAATTACCACTTATCGCAGGACATAAGCTCCTGTATACTTGTAATCTCAGATGTAGAATGTGCCCATTTTGGAGACGGAAAGATGAAAAGCTACTATCCTTAGAAGAGGAGATCTTAATGTTGAAGTCTTTAGAGAGGGCAGGAGTTCTATTCATGGGGTTTGAAGGAGGAGAGCCACTGTTAAGGAAGGACTTGGAGCAAATACTGGAAGAGTCCTATAAGCGATTTTACACCTCTTTAGTAACTAATGGATGGTTATTAAAGGATAGAGTAAAAAGGATAAGTGAGTATCTAGATTATCTTTTCGTTTCAATTGATGGAATAGGTGAGGTTCACGATAAAATTAGAGGAATTTCTGGCTCTTTTGAGAAAGCAATAGAGGGTATAAAGGAAGCTAAAAAGTATTTACCTGTATCAATCAGTTTCACAATAACAAGAGAAAATATGGATCAAGTAAAAGATGTAATAGAACTTTCAAAGAAACTTGATGTTAAAATTAGCATACAAGTAGAATATGATTACACTACTGCTGAGAAATTAAGTCCAGACAAAAAGAGGCTTTATCAAGTATTAAAGCTCATTATTGAGCTAAAAAAGAGAGGGTACCCAATAATTGAATCAGTAGATTATTTCGAAGCTATAATTAATTCTTGGTATAATAATATACCTTGGAAATGTAAACCTTGGCTAACCATAAATGTTGATCCACAGGGTAAGATAGTTTTGCCATGTTACGTGCTAAATGAATATAGTGGGAACTACAAGGTATGGGAAGTAGATATAGTTAAATTATGGAATAGTTATCCGTGGAGTGAGTATGAAAGTTGTAATAAATGTGCGCTAGCTTGTTATTTAGAACCATCATTATTCAAATGGTCTAACAGTGAAATGGTAAAGGAAAAAATCATAGAGAATATAGGTAATTATATATACAATGCAATGCCTATTAAATTTTTATTAGGAGGTAAATAAAATATATATTATTTAGAAGAAGATGTTTTGTTACAAGTTAGTATATTTTGATGATAAGTACTTCATGTATATATATGATGGAGATAAGGTGATAGGATTAGTACCACTTGATAAGAATCAATCTACCTCACTAGCTAAGGTGAAGGAATATGAGGAAAGATTCGGTTGGAAAAAATGTTGAAAAATTGAAGCATTGTAAAACCTCGAAAATCATTCACTATTTAACTTCACTTTGATTATTATTCAATTAAGGAGTTAGACTTTGCTAGTAATTTACCGATACGCTATAAACCAATAACCTTCTAATCTCATATTGATGAATTGGTCAGCTTATTAGGGACGTCAATAGTGACGAATCACACGAATTCGTAAAGCGAATTAATCAGCCTACTAGTATCAGTGCCCCTATTCTTGAATCTTCTTTCTGCTAAAGTTCACAATTTGTTAGATGAAAATTAGCAGTAGATATTCCTAACTCAACTCATTAGTACTGAGAACTAGTTTAATCGTGTGAATGTTATAAAACTTTAACTATCTATTTTCTCTCCTTCCGTTTTAAGAAAGTTGTCGAAAGTATTTTTAAATACTTCATAAGCTTCATCCGAATACAAAACTACCAATACCTTACCTAAGGTTTTAGGTCTATACGAATTTAGAACCTTAGCCATTATAATTGCGCATGTCTCATAGGGATAACCATAGATTCCAGTTGATATTGCAGGGAGTGCTATACTAGAAAGATTTAATTCATCAGCTTTTTCTAGAGATCTTCTAATAGCTGACTCTAACTTATCATCAGTTTCAACACCATATCTAGGACCCACCGCATGAATTATGTACTTTGCCTTTAATTTTCCTGCCGTCGTAACTGCGACATCACCCACTGGTACTGGACCGTACTTCTTTACGTACTCATCACTCTCCTTTTGAATTACGTATCCGCCCTTTTTTACTATTGCATATGCAACACCGCCACCATGTTGGAGATAAGAATTCGCAGCGTTAACTATTGCATCAGCTTCAATCTCTGTAATGTCACCCTTTATTACATGAACTTCAAGCCCATTCTTGAGCTTATACATTTTAGTTAATTCTTGTAGAAATTACTTATAAATTATCACGTTCTCGCTAGTATTACTTGTATTAGACATTATCACTTTCGTATTTAACTTACGTTGCGAACATGTTAAAGATCATAGTTAACCATTCTACGCAGTGTTTAATAATTATACTTAAATACTTTGGCTTAAGTAGAATAATATGTGGATAAACTATCCAATACTGCGATAATTCTGATAGGACATGGCTCTAGACGAGAAACTTATAATGCCGATATAGAAAGCATGATAAATTACTTGAAGGGAAATATAGGTATACCAATATATCTAACTTATAATGAGTTTTCTAACCCAGATTGGAGATTTCTCTTAAATGAAATTGTGAATAAGGGATATGAGAAAATAGTAATAGGTTTAGTATTCTTAGGGAGAGGAAATCACGTATTCAGAGATATATTGGAATACGTAAAGATAACAAGATTGAATAAATGGGAAAGAACTAAAATAAATGGGAAAGAAGTAGACTTATATATTACTGAACCTTTAGCTTCCTCACCATTAGTAATGCTCTCATTATATTATAGATTAGCTAGGGCACTCGGCATATTTCCTAGTTTAGATAATACAATAGAGGATCCATATGAGATTGAAGAGAGAAGCATGAATTCAATTTTATCATCCTTAAATATCAATGACGAGAGAGAAAAGAGAATAATAGCTAAAGCAGTTTTTGCTTCAGGAAATCCTGAAATTGTTAAATATATTAAGATAAATAATTTAGATATAGGAATAGAAGCGATAAAAGCTGAGAGTGAAATTGTAACTGATGTAAAAATGGTATCTGCTGGAATCAGATGGAAGAAAGTTACTTGCATGATAGATAACGAGAGAGTAAAGGAGCTCTCAAATAAGTTTAAGATAACTAGAGCTGCTGCTGCAATGAGACTATCGCTAGATAAAGGCGGAAAAGTAGTAGTAGTTGGAAACGCTCCCACTGCACTCATTGAAGCAATTAAAATGGTAAGAGAAGGAATTGATATACCGTTTATAGTTGCGACTCCACCCGGTTTTACAAACGCTAAAGAAGCAAAAGAGGCGTTAATAAAGAGTAAAATTCCCTCTGTAACCGTAACTGGCACCTATGGTGGAAGCGGAATAGCTGTAGCAATTATTAATGAGATAATTAAGATGGCATTGGAGGGTTAAAAATGGGAAAGTTATATATTGTTGGGATAGGACCTGGTTCTAAAGAACAGAGAACAATAAAAGCACAGAAAATCTTAGAAGATTCAAATGTGATAATTGGATATAATACTTATTTGAGATTGATATCCGATGTGTTGAATGATAAAAAAGAAATAATAGGGGCTAGAATGAGAGAGGAGATCTTCAGAGCAAATACCGCTATAGAAAAAGCCTTAGACTCCAAGAATACTGTAGCATTAGTGTCAAGCGGAGATCCTCAAGTCTATGGAATGGCAGGCTTAGTTTTTGATTTAATAGCTAGAAGAAACTTAGACTTAGACGTTGAGGTGATACCGGGCGTTACTGCTGCACTGGCAGCGGCAGCTAGACTAGGCAGTCCCCTCTCTCTAGATTTCGTAGTAATAAGTTTGAGCGATTTGTTAATCCCTAGAGACGAGATCCTACATAAGGTAACAAAAGCTGCGGAAGCTGACTTTGTTATAGCATTTTATAACTTAATTAATGAGAGATTGTTAGTTGAAGCAATGGATATAGTTTCCAAATATAGGAAACCAGATACGCCAGTAGGGTTGGTTAAAAGCGCTTATAGAGACAATGAAAGTATTGTAATTACAACACTATCCTCATGGAAAGAACACATGGAAGAAATAAGTATGACGACAACTATGATTATAGGAAATTCTCTCACATATCGTTATAAAAATTATATGATAACACCTAGGGGATATGAGAGGAAATATGAACTATGATAATAAACTCCTTGAAGAGATTTGGAATAACCACGGGGGCAGCTGCAGCAGCTGCGTCAAAGGCAGCGGTAATCGGATTGCTGAATAACGAGAGACCAAAAACGGTGGTTATACCAACACCTATAGGGCTAAGATTGGAAATTCCAGTAGAAAAAGTAGAAATACATGAAACTGTTTCGTGTTCAGAAGTTAGAAAGTTTTCTGGTGATAATCCAGATATATTAGATGGATTAGTGATAAGATCTTGTGTTAAATTAAGAGATGATAATGAAATTATAATAATCGGTGGTAAAGGTGTTGGAAAAGTTACTAGGAGTGGGCTAAAGGGAACCATAGGTGATACAGCTATTAGCCCAACTGTGAGAGATATGATAGTAAATGCTATAAGGGAAATTTCAGATAAGGGATTTCAAGTCGTAATCGAAGTTCCAAATGGAGAAATCATAGCAGAAAAAACATTAAATAAACTAGTAGGAATAGTAGATGGAATTTCAATACTGGGTACCACTGGTATTGAAACACCGGTTAGCGATGAGGATTACTTAGAACATATTAAGTGCGAATTAAACGTAATTAGACAGAACTATGATTACGTTGTAATATCACCAGGAAACTTAGCTTCTAACTTTGCGTCAAGGCTATTCGATAGTAATAGCATAATAAAAGTGGGAGATAGAATAGGAGAATCAATAAAACTTGCATCAGTATTTTTTAAAAGAATAGTATTGGCTGGATTACCTGCAAAATTACTTAAAGTTTACGCAGGAATATTTAATACTCATTACACACAAGGCGATGCAAGAATAGAGTCACTAACGCATGCATCGGTAATTGCAGGACTTCCTTATGAGATATTAGTTAAGATAGCTAATTCGTTATCAGTGGAAGAAGCGTTCACTTATATGACAAAGGAACAGAGAAAAAAGGTCATGAGTATAGTAGGTGAGAAAATTCAATCTAGAATTAAAAATCTTCAACAAGATATTAATTTTTGTGTAATTATTTTCGACTATGATGGAGAGATTTTAAGCAGGGTGGGTTGCTAAATGGAATGGAACTATGTTGTTCCGGGTATACCAGATAGTTATTTTGAAAGAGATGAGGAAATACCTATGACAAAGGAAGAGATAAGGGCTTTAGCACTATCAAAACTGAGAATAAGGAGAGGAGATACGTTCTTAGACATCGGTTGTGGAACGGGAAGTGTTACTATAGAAGCCTCGCTATTAGTTGGTAATAATGGCAAGGTTTATGGTATAGATAAGGACGAAAAGGCAATTACACTAACAAGGAAGAACGCGGAGAAATTTGGCTTAAATAATATAGTGCTAGTTAAAGGTGAAGCCCCAGACATTTTATTCACATTAGATAAGAAGTTCGACAGAATTTTCATTGGAGGAGGATCTGAAAAAATAAGCGAAATAATAGGCGCTTCTTGGGAATTGCTAAAGGAAAATGGAAGAATAGTAATAGATGCGATACTATTAGAGACTGTTAACAAGGCAATTAATGCTATGGAAATTATGGGATTTCAAAACGTTGAAGTTACTGAAGTAATAATTGCAAAAGGAATGAGAACAAAAATGGGGACTGCCATGCTTTCTCGAAATCCAATTTTTATAATTTCAGGTGATAAAATATGAAATTATATGTAATTGGATTAGGTCCCGGAGACGAAAATCTAATAACCGTGAGGGGTGCTGAAATTCTAAAGAAAGTCAAAATTATTTTCATACCATATTCTACGGGAACCAATAGAAGCCTAGCAGAAAATATAGTGAGAAAATACGCTGATAAGGAAACTAGATTAGTCCTTTTAGGATTTCCAATGTCGAGGAAAGTGGAAGATGAAGAGCTTAAAAAGATAGGTGAGAGAATCTGTAGTGAAATTAAGGAGGATTCGGCATTTGTAACATTAGGTGACCCAACATTATATAGTACTTTCTTCAGAGCGAAGGATAAATTACCTTGCAGAGTTGATATAGAAGTCATTCCAGGTGTAAGTTCCATAACTGCTTGTGCGTCAAAAGCCTTAATATCTCTCGCTAACGGTGAAGATTCAATAGCTATAATTCCAGCATCTAGGTTAGATCAGATTGAAAAGGCTAAGGAAATATTCGAGACTCTCATAATACTCAAAACTAATGAAAACATTAAGGAAATAGTTAATATGCTTAATAAAACCCATTTTTTAATTTATGCTAGAAGATGTTTTATGGATGACGAAAAACTAGTTAAACTTAATGATGAAACCATTAACGATAAAGACTATTTCTCTATGATAATAGCTATAAGGAAGGAAAGGTGATCTAATGGTTGGAAAGGTTATATTCATAGGAGCTGGTCCAGGAGATCCAGAATTAATAACGATAAAAGCCAAAAAATACATAGAAACTGCAGATGCTATAGTGTATGCTGGCTCCCTCATAAACCCGGAAATATTAAAATGGGCTCGAAAAGATGCTGAGATATATAATAGTGCACCACTTACATTAAACGAAATAGTAGAAATAATGGTAAGAAAAGCTAGTGAGGGAAAACTGGTTGCTAGACTTAAGTCTGGTGATTCATCTATTTATGGCGCGTTACTCGAAGAGATGTGGGCATTAGACGCAGCAGGTATTCCATATGAAGTTGTACCTGGCATTACTGCAGCAATTGCTGCTGCATCTGTAATACCTACTGAACTAACTATACCTAAATTGGCCCAAACAGTGATAATAACTAGGGCTTCTTTAAGGGTTCCAATGCAGGGTTCGATAAAAGATTTCGCAAAAATGGTAAAAATAGGTGCTACAATGGTAATCTACACTGGAATACATATTATTGATAGAGTGGTCAAGGAGTTAAAAGAAGGAGGATTAACTGATGATACTCCAGTTATAGTGGTATATCGAGCAACTTGGCCAGAACAGAAAATAATCAAAGGAACTTTAGCTGACATAGTGAATAAGGTTAGAGAGGCAAGGATTTATAGAGACTCAGTAATAATAGTTGGACTTACAGCAGATCATGAGCAAATCAAAAACATGGTAAGATCTAGCGTATATGACCCAAAGCATAATCACTCTTATAGACCTTGGAAGATTGAGGAAGATTAAGAATGTTAGAAAATTTATGGAAGGGAATAGCTATAATCTCAGCATCAGATGATGGGTATAATGCAGGAGAAGCCATAAGAGAAAAATTAAAAGAATTCGAGATTCCGGTAGTACATTATAAATACAAAGATGCAGATATTGAGACTATTTGGAAATGTTATGATGCTATAATATTCGTAATGGCTCTGGAGGGGGCCACGAGAATAGTTTGCAGATATGCTAAGTCTAAGACAGACGACCCACCAATTATATGTGTTGACGATAAAATGAATTATGTTATACCTCTATTAGGTGGTCATTGGGGTGCAAATGATATTGCCAGAGAATTAGGCAAAATCTTGAACTCCACACCAATTATAACTACAGCAGCTGAATTAAAAGGTAAGCTAAGTGTAGAGAAAATAGCAAACATCCTAATAGCTAGGATATTAAATCCAGAGACCATAGTGAAGATTAACGCAGCGTTACTCAAGGATGAAGAGATCTGTATAGATGGTATCAATGATGGTATCAATATTAATTTTCCTGAAAATATAAAGGTTAATAGTACTAAATGCAATTATATCATATCACTAGTCAAAAACAGAGAATACGAAGATGATAAGATAGTGGTGAGACTAATGCCGTTAAAAATATCAATAGGTATAGGATCTAAGAAAGATGTAAAATTAGATGAAATCCGTAATGGAATATACAGATTGTTGGAAAGACTTAATTTGAAAGCGGAAAGAATCGGAGTAATAGCGTCAATTCGAGAAGAAGTTAAAGAGTTGGCTGAAGAATTTAACGTTAAATTTAGATTGATAAGCGAAAATGAAATAAACAGTTTCACAAATCCTTGCCTTACACCTCCAAGTAAAACTCTAATTGAAGTAGGTTTAAAAGGAGTAGCTGAAATTTCAGCATTGATAGCTGGAGGAAAGAACTCAAAGTTAATATTAAGGAAAATACCTATAAGTAAAAGCTCTACCATAGCAGTTGCAACTTACGAGGATGAGTGAAAATGGCAGTTTATATAATTGGAGTAGGGCCTGGTGATCCAGAATACCTTACATTGAAAGGTTATAAGACTATCAAAGAAAGCGAAATAGTTGTAGGATGGAAAGCTGTCATTGAGAGGTTCTCTCAAATTTTAGAAGGAAAGAAAATTATTATACTAAATTATAAAGAAGAAAGAGAACAACTGGAGAGAGCAATAGAGATTGCTAAATCACAGGACGTAGCTATTTTAAATCATGGAGATCCTTCAGTATCTGATTGGCAGTTTGTAGAGAAAATTAAGAATTTATGTGAAGATAAAGGCGTAAAAGTCCATATAATATCTGGCGTATCCTCTCTTAACATATTACTAGCTAAACTAGGCCTAGATATGAACTTTGTTGGATTCGTAACCTTACACGTTAGAGGCGACACTTCCAAAATGCTATCGGATATAATAAGTATATTAAAAATGGGCAGGGTTGCCGTGGTAATACCAGAACCTTATAAGGATGGTCCACAAAGAGTAGCAAAATTTCTTTATGAGAATAATTTAAACTGTAGAATTGTTGTCTTCGAGAGACTTACGTATGATGGAGAAAGCGTAAGAGAATATGATAGTGTAGTTTCTTTAATTAATGAAACTTATGGATTCAGTGATCTTGTGATAATGGCCATATTTCTCAAATAGGGAAATAAAGTATGAATATACTCTATATGCTTTAGGAAAACATAGAAATGAAACTTATTTACGAAATTAGAAAAATATTTCTAATCTAACATACTACCTCATTTAGGATAGAAGTCTAGTTTGCTTGAAACTCGTAAAATTTTGTATTTACTGTTGTACAATTAGAGTTAGGCCGACATCATATTCTTTTATTCATTTTTATAATCCTTGATTTAGAATAAGGAGAAAATGTTGTCAATAGGAAATTTCATAAACTTCCCGATTTAACTATAAAAGTTTTCTTCTGCAAATGCTTTTCAGCAAGTACTTAGAATATACATATATGCAAAATGTGGAGTATGTGTTTGAAGACGTGGTTAGAATTTATGATACAGACGCCCAAGGAATAGCACATTATGCGGCATATTACAGGTTTTTTACAAATACAATAGAAAAATTCGTTAAAGAGAAAACTGGAATACCATATCCCATAGTTGACGAGGACTTGTGGTTTGTAATAGCAGAATCGCATGCAGTATACCATAAACCAGTTAAACTAGGTGATAAACTAACAGTACTATTAAGCCCAAAAGTACTGTCAAGTAAGACTGTACGATTTGATTTCAAAATCTTAAAAGATGGTGAATTAACTACTGAGGGTTATGTGATACAAGTTGCAATAAACCCAAAAGTATGGAAATCTGTAGAAATGCCAAAGGATTTGATAAATAAGCTAATGGCATAGGGGATATTAATTTTTAATTATCATTATTTTTATTATTATTATTTTAGCTATTAATATTTACTACGTTATATGGATTAGTACATCTAAGCTATGCTATTATAACCATATCCATTGAAGACGCAAATTGGTCGCGCTCTTGAGATAGAAATTACGATAGAAAAAGGGTTTCTTTAGGATAAATGATTAGTATGTAATTGCCAGGAAAATGGCTGTAACAATCGGCAATGTAAATGAAAGTGAGTAGTTAACTAAATTAACAACTATCAAGAAATTTTATCCTCGGATCGGATATTGAGATATGAATTTAGATCCGTTATACAAGAAAGCGTACCATTTACTAGATGCCTCCAAATTTAATTTTGATAACGGTTTTTATGATATCTCAGCTATAGCAGTTGAGGAATCCCTCTACATATTACTTAACATAACTTTGTTAAAATTAGGGGCAGATATACCATGGTATCTTGATTTTGATGGGCTTTTTAGAGTGATTTTCAGATATACTGGAGATGAGAATATAGGAGAAATAAGGATGAAGAATAAAAATCTCATCAGACTTTTAGATGATATTAAAGTTAGGCTAGGTTATTCTGTGCCAATAGAACTAAGTAAAAATGATGTTAAGGAATTAATAACGTTTGCTGATAAAATATTTGATCTACTCGGGCGGAATTTCCTTAAAAGTCAGAGTTAAATCTATCCCTTTTCTGGTATTAAGATACTTCACTAAGTTCCAAATTACAATGCCCGAAATAAAAGATCCCAACACAAATGACAACGTAATTAAGTTGATACTTGATCCCGTTGAAAAGCCAAACAAGGGATTGGTCCCTGCCTCATATGTTAAGTAGCAGAAGTAAATAGACATTAATATTCCTGCTATTTTCATTAGTTTATTATTATTTCTTAAACCAAAGATCACTGCAGAAATACCAACTGCTAAGAAATATAACATACCAACTATGGACGCTCCATATAAGGATAATGCAGCGTTGATTGAGAATACTGGAATTAGGAGGAATGCTAGGGTTAAAGTCAGATCTAAGATATGCGCATATACGGGAGATCCATGTCTATTTAACTGAGAGAACTTCTCTGGAAATACTCTATCAAAAGAAAGCGCAAATACATATCTTGAAAATACTAAGACACCGTAGGATAGCACAAAATAGTTCCAAGCTATTAATCCAAGTCCCAATATCCATTCAATGATAGGATTTGATGATAATGCAATTGAGACTGTCCAGAAATTATATACGGCAGATGGATATGCATTTAAATTGAAATAATAGCCCGCAATCAAGTCCATTTCCAAAAATGCTAATGTCACGAAAATACCAGTTATCAATAATGATAGGAATACGTTATATCTAGAAACCTTATCTCCCTTAAATTCTGAAGCTACTGCGGGTCCCGCATTCATCCAAGGATATGTGTAGAGAGCAAATAAAGGCATCAATAAGAATGTAGCAGTAAGTGAAATTGAATATGGTAATGGTGTTTTAGGTAAGTTAGAAGGAACGCTAACATTAAACTCTTTTAATAAAGGAAGAACTGATGAGTTAAAGTGACTTGCGCCGATTGCAATTATAATCATAGAAAGAACAACT
The nucleotide sequence above comes from Sulfolobus tengchongensis. Encoded proteins:
- the cbiT gene encoding precorrin-6Y C5,15-methyltransferase (decarboxylating) subunit CbiT; the protein is MEWNYVVPGIPDSYFERDEEIPMTKEEIRALALSKLRIRRGDTFLDIGCGTGSVTIEASLLVGNNGKVYGIDKDEKAITLTRKNAEKFGLNNIVLVKGEAPDILFTLDKKFDRIFIGGGSEKISEIIGASWELLKENGRIVIDAILLETVNKAINAMEIMGFQNVEVTEVIIAKGMRTKMGTAMLSRNPIFIISGDKI
- a CDS encoding cobalt-factor II C(20)-methyltransferase: MKLYVIGLGPGDENLITVRGAEILKKVKIIFIPYSTGTNRSLAENIVRKYADKETRLVLLGFPMSRKVEDEELKKIGERICSEIKEDSAFVTLGDPTLYSTFFRAKDKLPCRVDIEVIPGVSSITACASKALISLANGEDSIAIIPASRLDQIEKAKEIFETLIILKTNENIKEIVNMLNKTHFLIYARRCFMDDEKLVKLNDETINDKDYFSMIIAIRKER
- the cobM gene encoding precorrin-4 C(11)-methyltransferase — protein: MVGKVIFIGAGPGDPELITIKAKKYIETADAIVYAGSLINPEILKWARKDAEIYNSAPLTLNEIVEIMVRKASEGKLVARLKSGDSSIYGALLEEMWALDAAGIPYEVVPGITAAIAAASVIPTELTIPKLAQTVIITRASLRVPMQGSIKDFAKMVKIGATMVIYTGIHIIDRVVKELKEGGLTDDTPVIVVYRATWPEQKIIKGTLADIVNKVREARIYRDSVIIVGLTADHEQIKNMVRSSVYDPKHNHSYRPWKIEED
- the cbiG gene encoding cobalt-precorrin 5A hydrolase; amino-acid sequence: MLENLWKGIAIISASDDGYNAGEAIREKLKEFEIPVVHYKYKDADIETIWKCYDAIIFVMALEGATRIVCRYAKSKTDDPPIICVDDKMNYVIPLLGGHWGANDIARELGKILNSTPIITTAAELKGKLSVEKIANILIARILNPETIVKINAALLKDEEICIDGINDGININFPENIKVNSTKCNYIISLVKNREYEDDKIVVRLMPLKISIGIGSKKDVKLDEIRNGIYRLLERLNLKAERIGVIASIREEVKELAEEFNVKFRLISENEINSFTNPCLTPPSKTLIEVGLKGVAEISALIAGGKNSKLILRKIPISKSSTIAVATYEDE
- a CDS encoding cobalt-precorrin-7 (C(5))-methyltransferase, with protein sequence MAVYIIGVGPGDPEYLTLKGYKTIKESEIVVGWKAVIERFSQILEGKKIIILNYKEEREQLERAIEIAKSQDVAILNHGDPSVSDWQFVEKIKNLCEDKGVKVHIISGVSSLNILLAKLGLDMNFVGFVTLHVRGDTSKMLSDIISILKMGRVAVVIPEPYKDGPQRVAKFLYENNLNCRIVVFERLTYDGESVREYDSVVSLINETYGFSDLVIMAIFLK
- a CDS encoding thioesterase family protein, with the protein product MQNVEYVFEDVVRIYDTDAQGIAHYAAYYRFFTNTIEKFVKEKTGIPYPIVDEDLWFVIAESHAVYHKPVKLGDKLTVLLSPKVLSSKTVRFDFKILKDGELTTEGYVIQVAINPKVWKSVEMPKDLINKLMA
- a CDS encoding HEPN domain-containing protein, with product MNLDPLYKKAYHLLDASKFNFDNGFYDISAIAVEESLYILLNITLLKLGADIPWYLDFDGLFRVIFRYTGDENIGEIRMKNKNLIRLLDDIKVRLGYSVPIELSKNDVKELITFADKIFDLLGRNFLKSQS
- a CDS encoding APC family permease produces the protein MEKRNVFVRETSGLIKQVSLTDAIMLNLANMSIGIALFQSISPYITRGGVLWLASLIGLILAFPQAIVYTVFNRKFGRTGGDYIWISRNMGGLFGTIFAIAYLLESTAFYALISFFSASAINSVLLTIGYLNHQNALIYIAENIIVNPYGGPSFQQRLIFYGISASAFIFIVLINILRSKWGYKLVTSLGIFSMLTVVLSMIIIAIGASHFNSSVLPLLKEFNVSVPSNLPKTPLPYSISLTATFLLMPLFALYTYPWMNAGPAVASEFKGDKVSRYNVFLSLLITGIFVTLAFLEMDLIAGYYFNLNAYPSAVYNFWTVSIALSSNPIIEWILGLGLIAWNYFVLSYGVLVFSRYVFALSFDRVFPEKFSQLNRHGSPVYAHILDLTLTLAFLLIPVFSINAALSLYGASIVGMLYFLAVGISAVIFGLRNNNKLMKIAGILMSIYFCYLTYEAGTNPLFGFSTGSSINLITLSFVLGSFISGIVIWNLVKYLNTRKGIDLTLTFKEIPPE